In the Juglans microcarpa x Juglans regia isolate MS1-56 chromosome 6D, Jm3101_v1.0, whole genome shotgun sequence genome, one interval contains:
- the LOC121235640 gene encoding uncharacterized protein LOC121235640 isoform X1 has protein sequence MSQAYQGSNPDGSADVPMKRKRGRPRKYPRLDNGEKAHVAKDQSSNRGVNGRVPPVCEVVNGNQPRQVDSISDANDDMVGQGVSGVIEAGFDAGYLLSVRVGNSDTTLRGVVFKPGHFIPVSAENDVAPDIRMIRRNEIPLPAQTYTQVHGYNPQYRERQNFKSPRNGNNSFQVPGVAPESASLVAFKGKQASSVVPRGNVVPLVLKPASGVALANQPSPVAIQGAPLVASKSKQVGGAQSSDASTLNNQVPTIGNQALTSPPQASNQVTPKDLQSENVSYIQPPAEVLPDLEGTSARLPGMPSENLSTEVSKRTQAPSESAKSEIDSSGSAGKMSVKVSGHGQKDEFNDMDQPLLIEPLQAVQPNLQNQPGPSLKPIENNITGKMTELLQVLQETSMENQQPLKACGLKLEEPRSPETNHGDKDIDHTKK, from the exons ATGAGCCAAGCCTACCAAGGGAGCAACCCTGATGGCTCGGCAGATGTCCCCATGAAGCGCAAAAGGGGTCGTCCGCGGAAGTATCCGAGGCTAGATAATGGGGAGAAAGCTCATGTTGCGAAGGATCAGAGTTCAAACCGTGGGGTGAATGGTCGTGTCCCTCCTGTGTGTGAAGTTGTGAATGGAAATCAGCCCCGTCAGGTTGATTCAATTAGTGATGCAAATGATGACATGGTGGGCCAGGGAGTTTCTGGTGTCATTGAGGCAGGATTCGACGCCGGATATTTGCTGAGCGTTCGGGTTGGCAACTCCGACACCACTTTGAGGGGTGTTGTCTTTAAGCCTGGACATTTCATTCCTGTTTCAGCTGAGAATGATGTGGCCCCAGACATTCGAATGATCAGGCGCAATGAGATTCCCCTCCCAGCACAAACTTATACTCAGGTCCATGGCTACAACCCTCAATACAGAGAAAGGCAAAATTTCAAATCTCCAAGAAATGGAAATAATTCATTTCAGGTGCCTGGAGTAGCACCTGAGTCTGCTAGCCTTGTGGCCTTCAAAGGCAAACAGGCTTCTTCAGTAGTCCCAAGGGGCAATGTAGTGCCTCTGGTGCTCAAACCTGCTAGTGGGGTAGCACTTGCAAACCAACCATCTCCAGTTGCTATCCAAGGTGCTCCTTTGGTAGCCTCAAAGAGCAAACAGGTTGGAGGTGCTCAATCATCAGATGCTTCAACCCTCAACAACCAAGTACCAACAATTGGAAACCAAGCACTTACTTCTCCACCTCAAGCCAGCAACCAGGTTACACCAAAAGATTTGCAAAGTGAAAATGTTTCGTATATTCAACCTCCAGCAGAGGTGCTACCCGATTTAGAAGGCACATCAGCAAGATTGCCTGGCATGCCTTCGGAGAATCTATCGACTGAGGTCAGCAAGAGAACTCAAGCTCCATCAGAGTCAGCGAAGAGTGAAATTGATAGTAGTGGGTCTGCTGGTAAAATGTCAGTTAAAGTTTCTGGCCATGGTCAGaaagatgaatttaatgataTGGATCAGCCCCTCTTAATTGAGCCCCTGCAGGCGGTACAGCCTAATCTTCAGAACCAGCCGGGTCCCTCTTTAAAACCTATTGAGAATAATATAACTGGCAAAATGACTGAGCTATTGCAg GTTTTGCAGGAAACCTCAATGGAGAACCAGCAGCCATTAAAAGCTTGTGGACTGAAGTTAGAAGAACCAAGGAGTCCGGAAACTAATCATGGAGATAAAGATATTGATCATACGAAGAAATAG
- the LOC121235640 gene encoding uncharacterized protein LOC121235640 isoform X2, producing MSQAYQGSNPDGSADVPMKRKRGRPRKYPRLDNGEKAHVAKDQSSNRGVNGRVPPVCEVVNGNQPRQVDSISDANDDMVGQGVSGVIEAGFDAGYLLSVRVGNSDTTLRGVVFKPGHFIPVSAENDVAPDIRMIRRNEIPLPAQTYTQVHGYNPQYRERQNFKSPRNGNNSFQVPGVAPESASLVAFKGKQASSVVPRGNVVPLVLKPASGVALANQPSPVAIQGAPLVASKSKQVGGAQSSDASTLNNQVPTIGNQALTSPPQASNQVTPKDLQSENVSYIQPPAEVLPDLEGTSARLPGMPSENLSTEVSKRTQAPSESAKSEIDSSGSAGKMSVKVSGHGQKDEFNDMDQPLLIEPLQAVQPNLQNQPGPSLKPIENNITGKMTELLQETSMENQQPLKACGLKLEEPRSPETNHGDKDIDHTKK from the exons ATGAGCCAAGCCTACCAAGGGAGCAACCCTGATGGCTCGGCAGATGTCCCCATGAAGCGCAAAAGGGGTCGTCCGCGGAAGTATCCGAGGCTAGATAATGGGGAGAAAGCTCATGTTGCGAAGGATCAGAGTTCAAACCGTGGGGTGAATGGTCGTGTCCCTCCTGTGTGTGAAGTTGTGAATGGAAATCAGCCCCGTCAGGTTGATTCAATTAGTGATGCAAATGATGACATGGTGGGCCAGGGAGTTTCTGGTGTCATTGAGGCAGGATTCGACGCCGGATATTTGCTGAGCGTTCGGGTTGGCAACTCCGACACCACTTTGAGGGGTGTTGTCTTTAAGCCTGGACATTTCATTCCTGTTTCAGCTGAGAATGATGTGGCCCCAGACATTCGAATGATCAGGCGCAATGAGATTCCCCTCCCAGCACAAACTTATACTCAGGTCCATGGCTACAACCCTCAATACAGAGAAAGGCAAAATTTCAAATCTCCAAGAAATGGAAATAATTCATTTCAGGTGCCTGGAGTAGCACCTGAGTCTGCTAGCCTTGTGGCCTTCAAAGGCAAACAGGCTTCTTCAGTAGTCCCAAGGGGCAATGTAGTGCCTCTGGTGCTCAAACCTGCTAGTGGGGTAGCACTTGCAAACCAACCATCTCCAGTTGCTATCCAAGGTGCTCCTTTGGTAGCCTCAAAGAGCAAACAGGTTGGAGGTGCTCAATCATCAGATGCTTCAACCCTCAACAACCAAGTACCAACAATTGGAAACCAAGCACTTACTTCTCCACCTCAAGCCAGCAACCAGGTTACACCAAAAGATTTGCAAAGTGAAAATGTTTCGTATATTCAACCTCCAGCAGAGGTGCTACCCGATTTAGAAGGCACATCAGCAAGATTGCCTGGCATGCCTTCGGAGAATCTATCGACTGAGGTCAGCAAGAGAACTCAAGCTCCATCAGAGTCAGCGAAGAGTGAAATTGATAGTAGTGGGTCTGCTGGTAAAATGTCAGTTAAAGTTTCTGGCCATGGTCAGaaagatgaatttaatgataTGGATCAGCCCCTCTTAATTGAGCCCCTGCAGGCGGTACAGCCTAATCTTCAGAACCAGCCGGGTCCCTCTTTAAAACCTATTGAGAATAATATAACTGGCAAAATGACTGAGCTATTGCAg GAAACCTCAATGGAGAACCAGCAGCCATTAAAAGCTTGTGGACTGAAGTTAGAAGAACCAAGGAGTCCGGAAACTAATCATGGAGATAAAGATATTGATCATACGAAGAAATAG
- the LOC121235160 gene encoding LOW QUALITY PROTEIN: 1-acyl-sn-glycerol-3-phosphate acyltransferase-like (The sequence of the model RefSeq protein was modified relative to this genomic sequence to represent the inferred CDS: deleted 1 base in 1 codon) — MENSGTSSFPRTRRLESCFNASSRLSAKETPKIPAKELGSKLRANMHLDEEGWGSVLLSWLRVVICFATMMVTTFVWALIMLALIPWPYERIRQGNIYGHVTGRLMMWILGNPIKIQGAEFSNKRAIYISNHVSPLDIFLIMWLTPTGTVGIAKKEIIWYPLFGQLYVLANHLCIDRSNPTAAIESMKQAACAVVENNLSLIIFPEGTRSKNGRLLPFKKGFVHLALQSGLPIVPMVLTGTRLAWKKGSLNVRPAPLTVRYLPPISTNDWTADKIDGYIKMIHDLYIKHLPESHRLLVVEDPRNGSNS, encoded by the exons GAGGACTCGAAGATTGGAGAGCTGCTTCAATGCAAGCTCTAGACTTAGTGCGAAGGAAACGCCGAAAATTCCGGCGAAAGAACTGGGATCGAAGCTAAGGGCCAATATGCATTTGGATGAAGAGGGATGGGGCTCAGTATTACTATCTTGGCTTAGAGTTGTCATATGTTTCGCGACGATGATGGTCACGACATTCGTTTGGGCGTTGATCATGCTCGCGCTTATACCGTGGCCTTATGAGAGGATCAGGCAGGGGAACATATATGGACATGTTACTGGTAGATTAATG ATGTGGATCCTTGGGAATCCTATAAAGATTCAGGGTGCTGAATTTTCTAATAAGAGAGCCATTTATATCAGTAACCATGTATCTCCTCTCGATATTTTCCTAATAATGTGGTTGACTCCCACAGGCACTGTTGGCATTGCCAAGAAGGAG ATCATTTGGTACCCACTATTTGGACAACTTTATGTTTTGGCA AACCACCTTTGCATAGATCGCTCCAACCCAACTGCAGCCATTGAATCCATGAAACAG GCAGCCTGTGCAGTAGTGGAAAACAACCTATCTTTGATAATTTTTCCCGAGGGCACCAGGTCCAAAAATGGGCGGCTACTCCCATTTAAAAAG GGCTTTGTTCATTTGGCATTGCAGTCAGGCCTCCCAATAGTTCCCATGGTCTTGACAGGTACCCGTCTAGCGTGGAAGAAGGGCAGCTTAAATGTTCGACCAGCACCTCTGACAGTAAGGTATCTTCCTCCGATAAGTACCAATGATTGGACAGCGGACAAGATCGACGGCTACATTAAGATGATTCATGACTTGTATATCAAACATCTCCCCGAGTCTCATAGGCTTCTTGTGGTAGAAGATCCCAGAAATGGTTCCAATTCATAG